The Synechococcus sp. RS9916 DNA segment TCAACTTGTTGCAGCAGCCCCACCACCATCAAGCGAATTTCCAGTTCCGCGAGGGCTTTGCCAAGGCAAACCCGCTCGCCTCCTCCAAAGGGCATCAAGGTGGGTCCGCCGTTTCCCGGTTCGAGATGTCGACTGGGCCGGAATGCGTCCAGGTCACCGGCACCATGCCGATTGGAGGCCGCAAGGGCCACCTGAATCACACTCCCTGCTGGAACTTCGACCCCCGCCAAGGTGACAGCCCCTGTGGTGCGTCGAAAAAAGCCCCCGACAGGGGGTGTCATGCGCATCACTTCCTGGACCACCGCATTCAGGCGTGGGGCGCGCTGGCTGTCGTAGGCCATCGCTGCCTCGGCGTCATGCGGCGGCCAGGCCAAGGCATTGGTTTCTTCCCGTAGCCATTGGTCGACTGTTGGCTGAAGCAGCAGTTCACGCATCAAACAGCTGAGGGATGACGCGGTGGTTTCGTAGCCGGCAAACAGCAGCAGCAGCAATTGCTCCACCAGGTCGTCATCGCTGAGCGGAAGACCAGCTTCATCCAAGCCACCGGTCATCAGGTCCAATCCGCCGCGGCTCCCGTCGGCTTTGGCTAGCACCTCTTTGAGGCGAATCAGCAAGCGCTCTCGTGCTGCTAGGGCCTTCGCAAAGGCTGTGCCGGGGATGGCCAGTGGCACGGAAAACAAGGCTCGGGTCCAGATC contains these protein-coding regions:
- a CDS encoding cytochrome P450 — its product is MTRSPSARPLPTTGAITGVGEAIAFFRNADFAQQRFERLGDVFETKLIGQRLVFIRGDAAISDLLGQAEAVEGWWPESVRRLLGSRSLANRNGAAHKARRRVVGQLFSSAALQRYSPRIVEQVNALAQDLLNSTHTPIPLAERMRRFAFSVIASTVLGLDDNDRDALFGDFEIWTRALFSVPLAIPGTAFAKALAARERLLIRLKEVLAKADGSRGGLDLMTGGLDEAGLPLSDDDLVEQLLLLLFAGYETTASSLSCLMRELLLQPTVDQWLREETNALAWPPHDAEAAMAYDSQRAPRLNAVVQEVMRMTPPVGGFFRRTTGAVTLAGVEVPAGSVIQVALAASNRHGAGDLDAFRPSRHLEPGNGGPTLMPFGGGERVCLGKALAELEIRLMVVGLLQQVDLELTPDQDVSLQLIPSPTPRDGLRVRATADHERHPSLKTD